The following are encoded in a window of Platichthys flesus chromosome 11, fPlaFle2.1, whole genome shotgun sequence genomic DNA:
- the cep85 gene encoding centrosomal protein of 85 kDa isoform X1, translating into MTTSQRYIDSKPAARFADMEWQTPAVSEKFQSRFGRRPGTSDSGDTGLGTSASDSTEDFCSSSSSPSFQPIRSQIPIPTAHVMPSTAGSSKPQSCVQEDGLSSLDSHRSSSGSRTQSGSTSKSSSLSKSASSPNLDAQDSVGVDPVGPKPDCLSRYRSLINGLDHSLFPSDHTRLDDGQRFDTPNVEPTLNQTALLGGLCPDVRLRFQLSGIRDGPDCVSEAYRGSMEHSYKVLPETRTGLPCTAETSNQRGGQPCAAGSAGVYASPLSLQTQALLREHPGSKGYESLRQDRCSDLSSWQQQQQHKQQLESLRLQVEQMQLLGAGVSQYPSLYSNPVHSDSGKWDALVKASESLLKEKELIIDRQKQHMSQLEQRLRESELQAHGALLGRGASYGDMYMLRLQEAQRENAFLRAQFAERTDCVALEKVEGDRRLGAVESETRRLTDCLKETCERHAEEMKKQEERIRSRDKHISNLKKKCQKEGELKRENQQRIETLERYLADLPTLEDYQSQNKQLLEAEQQAAQLQENAKELEACLETTRSQLREKDALLEEQKRRERDLLTTITDMQQRVQQGLEDGARLPSLDIEKLRGENNGLREEHHRLKKVIEKQHRMMEQLGSQIQSLEQQISQEDNSSQALRGDVLAKEQNVLELHKAMKELSAQNQELMEQNLTLKEQMSDPEQRSSNQASSALQPAGARLTQRLHVEIASCLSDLRSLCSILTQRAQGQDPNLSLLLGLTSPSQLAEQAENWMSPEVLQKKLVEAQQLRRDVEELRNVILDRYAQDMGENCITQ; encoded by the exons ATGACAACCTCACAGAGATACATCGACTCCAAACCAGCGG CTCGGTTCGCCGACATGGAGTGGCAAACACCAGCTGTGTCAGAGAAGTTCCAAAGTCGCTTTGGCCGCCGGCCTGGAACATCAGACAGTGGGGACACTGGTCTTGGCACCTCAGCATCTGACAGCACAGAAG ATTTCTGCAGTTCTAGCAGCAGCCCCTCTTTCCAACCCATCCGCAGTCAGATCCCCATTCCCACTGCACATGTCATGCCATCCACGGCCGGATCCTCTAAGCCTCAGTCGTGTGTCCAGGAGGACGGCCTCTCCTCGCTTGATAGTCACAGGTCTTCCTCTGGCTCCAGGACCCAGAGCGGCTCCACCTCCaagtcttcctctctttccaaGTCAGCATCGTCGCCCAACTTGGACGCTCAGGACAGTGTGGGAGTTGATCCCGTGGGGCCAAAGCCAGATTGCCTGAGCCGCTACCGCAGCCTCATCAATGGGTTGGACCACTCGCTTTTCCCCTCAGACCACACACGGTTGGATGATGGCCAGAGGTTTGACACTCCTAATGTAGAACCTACTCTAAATCAGACAGCCCTGTTGGGGGGGCTCTGTCCTGATGTCCGACTCCGATTTCAGTTGAGCGGGATTAGAGACGGCCCAGACTGTGTGTCTGAGGCCTACAGAGGAAGCATGGAGCACAGCTATAAAGTTCTGCCTGAAACCAGGACTGGGCTTCCCTGCACAGCAGAAACCTCTAATCAGAGGGGCGGTCAGCCTTGTGCAGCGGGCTCTGCTGGAGTTTATGCAAGCCCTCTCAGCCTGCAGACACAGGCCCTCCTGAGGGAGCATCCCGGCTCCAAGGGTTATGAGTCGCTGCGGCAGGACAGATGTAGTGACCTGTCCAGctggcagcagcaacagcagcataaGCAGCAACTGGAGAGTTTACGTCTGCAAGTGGAACAAATGCAG TTATTGGGCGCTGGAGTGAGTCAGTATCCGTCTCTGTACTCAAACCCCGTTCACTCAGATTCTGGCAAGTGGGACGCGCTGGTTAAAGCCAGCGAGAGTCTGTTAAAGGAGAAGGAGCTCATCATCGACAG ACAAAAGCAGCACATGTCCCAGCTGGAGCAGCGTCTGAGGGAAAGCGAGCTGCAGGCCCATGGAGCCCTCTTGGGTCGAGGGGCTTCTTATGGGGATATGTACATGCTGAGGCTACAG GAGGCTCAGAGAGAGAATGCGTTCCTGCGAGCACAGTTTGCCGAGCGCACAGACTGCGTTGCCCTGGAGAAAGTGGAGGGCGATCGCAGACTGGGAGCGGTGGAATCAGAGACTCGGCGACTAACTGACTGTCTGAAGGAGACATGTGAGAGACACgcagaagagatgaagaaacaggaagagagg ATCCGCAGCCGAGACAAACACATCAGCAACCTGAAGAAGAAGTGCCAGAAGGAGGGGGAGCTGAAGAGAGAGAACCAGCAGCGTATTGAGACTCTGGAGCGCTACCTAGCCGACCTGCCCACCTTGGAGGATTACCAAAGCCAGAACAAGCAG CTCCTGGAGGCTGAACAGCAGGCCGCCCAACTACAGGAGAACGCCAAAGAATTGGAAGCCTGTCTAGAGACGACACGCTCGCAACTGAGGGAAAAGGACGcactgctggaggagcagaaacGCAGGGAGAGAGACCTGCTGACCACCATCACTGA TATGCAGCAGCGGGTGCAGCAGGGCCTAGAGGACGGAGCCCGGCTGCCTTCTTTGGATATTGAGAAGCTCAGAGGAGAGAACAACGGTTTAAGAGAGGAACATCATCGACTCAAGAAG GTCATTGAGAAGCAACATCGGATGATGGAACAACTCGGCTCTCAAATCCAG tctTTGGAGCAGCAGATATCTCAGGAAGACAACAGCTCTCAGGCTCTCAGAGGAGACGTGCTGGCCAAAGAGCAGAATGTGTTGGAGCTCCACAAAGCCATGAAGGAG CTGTCAGCCCAGAACCAAGAACTGATGGAGCAGAATCTTAcgctgaaggagcagatgagcgatccagagcagaggagcagtaaCCAGGCCTCCTCTGCCCTGCAGCCAGCCGGGGCTCGGCTCACACAGAGGCTCCACGTAGAGATCGCCTCCTGCCTCAGTGACCTGCGCTCCCTGTGCAGCATCCTCACCCAGAGAGCACAGGGACAGGACCCAAACCTCTCCCTGCTGCTTGGTCTCACAT cgCCTTCACAACTGGCAGAGCAGGCTGAGAACTGGATGA
- the cep85 gene encoding centrosomal protein of 85 kDa isoform X2, protein MPSTAGSSKPQSCVQEDGLSSLDSHRSSSGSRTQSGSTSKSSSLSKSASSPNLDAQDSVGVDPVGPKPDCLSRYRSLINGLDHSLFPSDHTRLDDGQRFDTPNVEPTLNQTALLGGLCPDVRLRFQLSGIRDGPDCVSEAYRGSMEHSYKVLPETRTGLPCTAETSNQRGGQPCAAGSAGVYASPLSLQTQALLREHPGSKGYESLRQDRCSDLSSWQQQQQHKQQLESLRLQVEQMQLLGAGVSQYPSLYSNPVHSDSGKWDALVKASESLLKEKELIIDRQKQHMSQLEQRLRESELQAHGALLGRGASYGDMYMLRLQEAQRENAFLRAQFAERTDCVALEKVEGDRRLGAVESETRRLTDCLKETCERHAEEMKKQEERIRSRDKHISNLKKKCQKEGELKRENQQRIETLERYLADLPTLEDYQSQNKQLLEAEQQAAQLQENAKELEACLETTRSQLREKDALLEEQKRRERDLLTTITDMQQRVQQGLEDGARLPSLDIEKLRGENNGLREEHHRLKKVIEKQHRMMEQLGSQIQSLEQQISQEDNSSQALRGDVLAKEQNVLELHKAMKELSAQNQELMEQNLTLKEQMSDPEQRSSNQASSALQPAGARLTQRLHVEIASCLSDLRSLCSILTQRAQGQDPNLSLLLGLTSPSQLAEQAENWMSPEVLQKKLVEAQQLRRDVEELRNVILDRYAQDMGENCITQ, encoded by the exons ATGCCATCCACGGCCGGATCCTCTAAGCCTCAGTCGTGTGTCCAGGAGGACGGCCTCTCCTCGCTTGATAGTCACAGGTCTTCCTCTGGCTCCAGGACCCAGAGCGGCTCCACCTCCaagtcttcctctctttccaaGTCAGCATCGTCGCCCAACTTGGACGCTCAGGACAGTGTGGGAGTTGATCCCGTGGGGCCAAAGCCAGATTGCCTGAGCCGCTACCGCAGCCTCATCAATGGGTTGGACCACTCGCTTTTCCCCTCAGACCACACACGGTTGGATGATGGCCAGAGGTTTGACACTCCTAATGTAGAACCTACTCTAAATCAGACAGCCCTGTTGGGGGGGCTCTGTCCTGATGTCCGACTCCGATTTCAGTTGAGCGGGATTAGAGACGGCCCAGACTGTGTGTCTGAGGCCTACAGAGGAAGCATGGAGCACAGCTATAAAGTTCTGCCTGAAACCAGGACTGGGCTTCCCTGCACAGCAGAAACCTCTAATCAGAGGGGCGGTCAGCCTTGTGCAGCGGGCTCTGCTGGAGTTTATGCAAGCCCTCTCAGCCTGCAGACACAGGCCCTCCTGAGGGAGCATCCCGGCTCCAAGGGTTATGAGTCGCTGCGGCAGGACAGATGTAGTGACCTGTCCAGctggcagcagcaacagcagcataaGCAGCAACTGGAGAGTTTACGTCTGCAAGTGGAACAAATGCAG TTATTGGGCGCTGGAGTGAGTCAGTATCCGTCTCTGTACTCAAACCCCGTTCACTCAGATTCTGGCAAGTGGGACGCGCTGGTTAAAGCCAGCGAGAGTCTGTTAAAGGAGAAGGAGCTCATCATCGACAG ACAAAAGCAGCACATGTCCCAGCTGGAGCAGCGTCTGAGGGAAAGCGAGCTGCAGGCCCATGGAGCCCTCTTGGGTCGAGGGGCTTCTTATGGGGATATGTACATGCTGAGGCTACAG GAGGCTCAGAGAGAGAATGCGTTCCTGCGAGCACAGTTTGCCGAGCGCACAGACTGCGTTGCCCTGGAGAAAGTGGAGGGCGATCGCAGACTGGGAGCGGTGGAATCAGAGACTCGGCGACTAACTGACTGTCTGAAGGAGACATGTGAGAGACACgcagaagagatgaagaaacaggaagagagg ATCCGCAGCCGAGACAAACACATCAGCAACCTGAAGAAGAAGTGCCAGAAGGAGGGGGAGCTGAAGAGAGAGAACCAGCAGCGTATTGAGACTCTGGAGCGCTACCTAGCCGACCTGCCCACCTTGGAGGATTACCAAAGCCAGAACAAGCAG CTCCTGGAGGCTGAACAGCAGGCCGCCCAACTACAGGAGAACGCCAAAGAATTGGAAGCCTGTCTAGAGACGACACGCTCGCAACTGAGGGAAAAGGACGcactgctggaggagcagaaacGCAGGGAGAGAGACCTGCTGACCACCATCACTGA TATGCAGCAGCGGGTGCAGCAGGGCCTAGAGGACGGAGCCCGGCTGCCTTCTTTGGATATTGAGAAGCTCAGAGGAGAGAACAACGGTTTAAGAGAGGAACATCATCGACTCAAGAAG GTCATTGAGAAGCAACATCGGATGATGGAACAACTCGGCTCTCAAATCCAG tctTTGGAGCAGCAGATATCTCAGGAAGACAACAGCTCTCAGGCTCTCAGAGGAGACGTGCTGGCCAAAGAGCAGAATGTGTTGGAGCTCCACAAAGCCATGAAGGAG CTGTCAGCCCAGAACCAAGAACTGATGGAGCAGAATCTTAcgctgaaggagcagatgagcgatccagagcagaggagcagtaaCCAGGCCTCCTCTGCCCTGCAGCCAGCCGGGGCTCGGCTCACACAGAGGCTCCACGTAGAGATCGCCTCCTGCCTCAGTGACCTGCGCTCCCTGTGCAGCATCCTCACCCAGAGAGCACAGGGACAGGACCCAAACCTCTCCCTGCTGCTTGGTCTCACAT cgCCTTCACAACTGGCAGAGCAGGCTGAGAACTGGATGA